The following coding sequences are from one Verrucosispora sp. WMMD573 window:
- a CDS encoding ATP-binding cassette domain-containing protein produces the protein MIAVHQLTKRYGRHTAVEDVSFQCEPGTVTGFLGPNGAGKSTTMRMICGLTPPTAGTATVDGRPYRQLPNPGRTVGVLLDASAQHAGRTGREALTVAAATMGVDRRRVGEVLDRVGLGPTAARRRVRAYSLGMRQRLGLAHALLGDPRVLILDEPANGLDPEGIFWMRGLLRDFADRGGTVLLSSHLLREVEAVADRLVVIGGGRIVAQGGKDELLAGTGTVVRARDGAALRAALHRAGLTVSEGSEGLLVGADTHAVGEVALTAGVVLSELRPAGGGGLEQLFLTLTATAPGPVLHSTTSAEPTGEVVR, from the coding sequence ATGATCGCCGTACACCAGCTCACCAAACGGTACGGGCGGCACACCGCCGTCGAGGACGTGTCGTTCCAGTGCGAACCGGGCACCGTCACCGGCTTCCTCGGCCCCAACGGGGCCGGCAAGTCCACCACCATGCGCATGATCTGCGGGCTCACCCCGCCGACCGCCGGCACCGCCACCGTCGATGGTCGGCCCTACCGGCAGTTGCCCAACCCGGGCCGCACGGTCGGGGTGCTGCTGGACGCCTCCGCTCAGCACGCCGGGCGGACCGGCCGGGAGGCCCTGACCGTGGCGGCGGCGACGATGGGCGTCGACCGGCGTCGGGTCGGTGAGGTGCTCGACCGGGTGGGGCTGGGCCCGACCGCGGCCCGGCGGCGGGTGCGGGCGTACTCGCTGGGCATGCGTCAGCGGCTCGGCCTGGCGCACGCGCTACTGGGTGACCCCCGGGTGCTGATCCTTGACGAACCGGCGAACGGCCTGGACCCGGAGGGGATCTTCTGGATGCGCGGCCTGCTGCGCGACTTCGCCGACCGGGGCGGCACCGTGCTGCTCTCCTCCCACCTGCTGCGCGAGGTGGAGGCGGTCGCGGACCGGCTGGTTGTCATCGGGGGCGGCCGGATCGTGGCCCAGGGCGGCAAGGATGAGCTGCTGGCCGGTACCGGCACCGTGGTGCGGGCCCGCGACGGAGCGGCGTTGCGGGCCGCCCTGCACCGGGCGGGCCTGACGGTCAGTGAGGGCTCCGAGGGCCTGCTGGTCGGTGCCGACACCCACGCGGTCGGCGAGGTCGCCCTGACCGCCGGGGTGGTCCTCAGCGAGCTGCGTCCGGCCGGCGGCGGTGGCCTGGAACAGCTGTTCCTCACCCTGACCGCCACCGCACCGGGTCCTGTCCTGCACTCCACCACCAGCGCCGAGCCGACCGGGGAGGTCGTCCGATGA
- a CDS encoding D-Ala-D-Ala carboxypeptidase family metallohydrolase, whose translation MRVHTLKRAVVALALALPGAAIASVVAAPAAHADGCYTWDRNLYQGRSGSDVRELQLRIAGWAGNNNVVELDGRFGPKTAAAVRRFQSAYGLRVDGVAGPETYRKLYQLQDDNCTPRHFAYREMDDGCGGSGWDGGPLSTTQTRQNALRTMWKLEALRKSLGDQPLIVTSGFRSRTCNNRVGGASDSQHLYGNAADLISRDRSLCQIARQARNHGFSGIIGPGVSGHNSHVHVDSRRENNQDRSANNTYWAAPDCGIPAGNR comes from the coding sequence GTGCGCGTACACACCTTGAAACGGGCAGTCGTCGCCCTCGCCCTGGCGCTGCCGGGCGCCGCGATCGCCTCGGTGGTCGCCGCGCCAGCGGCCCATGCCGACGGCTGCTACACCTGGGACCGCAACCTCTACCAGGGGCGCTCCGGCAGCGACGTGCGCGAGCTGCAACTACGGATAGCCGGCTGGGCCGGCAACAACAACGTCGTGGAACTCGACGGACGGTTCGGCCCGAAGACGGCCGCCGCGGTTCGTCGCTTCCAGTCCGCGTACGGCCTCCGCGTCGACGGAGTCGCCGGCCCGGAGACCTACCGGAAGCTCTACCAACTCCAGGACGACAACTGCACGCCCCGACACTTCGCCTACCGCGAGATGGACGACGGCTGCGGCGGCAGCGGGTGGGACGGCGGCCCGCTGAGCACCACCCAGACGCGGCAGAACGCGCTGCGCACCATGTGGAAGCTGGAGGCGCTGCGCAAGAGCCTTGGCGACCAGCCGCTGATCGTGACCAGCGGGTTCCGCAGCCGCACCTGCAACAACCGGGTGGGCGGAGCGTCGGACAGCCAGCATCTCTACGGCAACGCCGCCGACCTCATCTCCCGCGACAGGTCGCTGTGCCAGATCGCCCGGCAGGCCCGCAACCACGGCTTCAGCGGCATCATCGGGCCCGGTGTGTCGGGCCACAACTCCCACGTCCACGTGGACTCGCGGCGGGAGAACAACCAGGACCGCAGCGCGAACAACACCTACTGGGCGGCACCCGACTGCGGAATTCCCGCCGGGAACCGCTGA
- a CDS encoding response regulator transcription factor, with the protein MPAAAEGGGAAAAGGGEQTVRILIVDDDALVRAGLSMILGGTPDLKVVGEAADGSEVVQAVAACRPDVVLMDIRMPRLDGLAATEALRALPQPPEVLVLTTFDADEHVLRALRAGAGGFLLKDTPPVEIVRAVRRVAAGEATLSPTVTRTLIEHVTAGPAADPRRDRAARLIEGLTERERAVAVALGMGRTNAEIAAELYMSVATVKAYVSRLLTRLGLNNRVQVALLVHDAGLV; encoded by the coding sequence GTGCCGGCCGCCGCCGAGGGCGGTGGCGCGGCCGCCGCCGGCGGCGGCGAGCAGACGGTGCGGATCCTGATCGTGGACGATGACGCGCTGGTACGTGCCGGTCTGTCGATGATCCTCGGCGGTACGCCCGACCTGAAGGTGGTCGGGGAGGCGGCCGACGGTAGTGAGGTCGTCCAGGCCGTCGCCGCGTGCCGGCCGGACGTGGTGTTGATGGACATCCGGATGCCCCGGCTGGACGGGCTGGCCGCCACCGAGGCGCTGCGTGCGCTGCCTCAGCCGCCGGAGGTGCTCGTGCTGACCACGTTCGACGCCGACGAGCACGTGCTGCGGGCACTGCGGGCCGGTGCCGGCGGGTTCCTGCTGAAGGACACCCCGCCGGTGGAGATCGTGCGGGCGGTGCGTCGGGTGGCGGCCGGCGAGGCGACCCTGTCACCGACGGTCACCCGGACCCTCATCGAGCACGTCACCGCGGGGCCGGCGGCCGACCCGCGGCGGGACCGGGCCGCGCGGCTGATCGAGGGCCTGACCGAGCGGGAACGCGCCGTCGCCGTGGCGCTGGGCATGGGGCGTACCAACGCCGAGATCGCCGCCGAGCTGTACATGAGCGTGGCCACCGTCAAGGCGTACGTCTCCCGGCTGTTGACCCGTCTCGGACTCAACAACCGGGTGCAGGTGGCCCTGCTGGTTCACGACGCCGGGCTGGTCTGA
- a CDS encoding PPOX class F420-dependent oxidoreductase: MARMIARNTRVDRDDLLDFLRPRHRVVLMTTRADGRPQSSPVAAGVDAEGRLVISSYPERAKIANIRRDPHVSACVLSDDWNGPWVQVDGTAEVLDLPESLEPLVEYFRSISGEHPDWDEYREAMRQQGKSLIRITITGWGPVATGGFPARLAE; encoded by the coding sequence ATGGCACGCATGATCGCTCGTAACACCCGGGTCGACCGGGACGACCTACTCGACTTTCTCCGCCCCCGGCACCGGGTGGTGCTGATGACCACCCGCGCCGACGGCCGGCCGCAGTCCTCGCCGGTCGCCGCTGGGGTGGACGCTGAGGGCCGGCTGGTGATCTCCAGCTATCCGGAGCGCGCGAAGATCGCCAACATCCGCCGCGACCCTCACGTATCTGCCTGTGTGCTCTCCGACGACTGGAACGGCCCTTGGGTGCAGGTCGACGGCACCGCGGAGGTGCTGGACCTGCCCGAGTCCCTCGAACCGCTTGTCGAGTACTTCCGCAGCATCTCCGGCGAGCATCCGGACTGGGACGAGTACCGGGAGGCGATGCGGCAGCAGGGCAAGTCGTTGATCAGGATCACCATCACCGGATGGGGCCCGGTGGCGACCGGCGGCTTCCCGGCCCGACTGGCCGAATGA
- a CDS encoding histidine kinase, whose product MTSAVVLEHPGLLPGALDPGVGRRPRRTPRDWLIDSLAFLVSLAWVVLATFDAASPSPALAEQLPYDWMILADAVFGLACTAALWLRRRWPVGLVLATLPVALVSITSSIALLIIYFTAVVHRRTAVALAVTAAGLVTNTVFALLRPEPGSPYWMSALWGVVITLLVLAWGMFVRARRQLVLSLRERAERAEAEQQLRVAQARQLERTRIAREMHDVLAHRISLLSLHAGALEFRPDAPAPEVARAAGVIRDSAHSALQDLREVIGVLRAETALPGDPERPQPTLDDLPALIAESRAAGTRVDLRERVAAPDRLPEAVGRSVYRIVQEGLTNARKHAHGAAVTVGLDGAPGDGLQVEIRNRRPVGELPETAIPGTGTGLVGIAERVSLAGGRLEHGCDDQGDFRLAAWLPWPAT is encoded by the coding sequence GTGACCAGCGCCGTCGTACTGGAACACCCGGGTCTGCTGCCCGGGGCGCTGGACCCTGGGGTGGGCCGCCGGCCGCGGCGTACCCCCCGCGACTGGCTGATCGACAGCCTCGCCTTCCTGGTCTCCCTGGCCTGGGTGGTGCTGGCCACCTTCGACGCCGCCTCCCCGAGCCCGGCGTTGGCCGAACAGCTGCCGTACGACTGGATGATTCTCGCGGACGCCGTCTTCGGTCTGGCCTGTACGGCGGCGCTCTGGTTGCGGCGTCGCTGGCCAGTGGGTCTGGTGCTGGCGACGCTGCCGGTGGCGCTCGTCTCCATCACCTCCAGCATCGCCCTATTGATCATTTACTTCACGGCGGTGGTGCACCGTCGGACGGCGGTCGCCCTGGCCGTCACCGCTGCCGGGCTCGTCACCAACACGGTCTTCGCCCTGCTGCGTCCCGAGCCCGGCAGCCCCTACTGGATGTCCGCCCTCTGGGGGGTGGTGATCACCCTGCTGGTGTTGGCCTGGGGCATGTTCGTGCGGGCGCGCCGGCAGCTGGTGCTGTCGTTGCGGGAGCGCGCCGAGCGGGCCGAGGCCGAGCAGCAGCTACGCGTCGCGCAGGCTCGGCAGTTGGAGCGCACCCGCATCGCCCGGGAGATGCACGACGTGCTCGCCCACCGGATCTCGCTGCTCAGCCTGCACGCCGGGGCGCTGGAGTTCCGCCCCGACGCGCCCGCACCGGAGGTGGCCCGGGCGGCCGGGGTGATCCGGGACAGTGCGCACTCCGCCCTTCAGGACCTACGCGAGGTGATCGGCGTGCTGCGCGCCGAGACCGCGCTGCCCGGCGACCCGGAACGCCCCCAGCCGACCCTCGACGATCTACCCGCCCTGATCGCCGAGTCCCGGGCCGCCGGAACCCGTGTCGACCTGCGGGAACGGGTCGCCGCGCCGGACCGGCTACCGGAGGCCGTGGGGCGCAGCGTCTACCGCATCGTGCAGGAGGGGCTCACCAACGCCCGCAAGCACGCCCACGGCGCCGCCGTCACCGTCGGCCTCGACGGAGCGCCCGGCGACGGGCTACAGGTGGAGATCCGCAACCGCAGGCCGGTCGGTGAGCTGCCCGAGACGGCCATCCCCGGCACCGGTACCGGCCTGGTCGGCATCGCCGAACGGGTCAGTCTCGCCGGTGGGCGGTTGGAGCACGGCTGCGACGACCAGGGCGACTTCCGGTTGGCCGCGTGGCTGCCGTGGCCGGCGACGTGA